One Mycoavidus sp. B2-EB genomic region harbors:
- a CDS encoding DUF721 domain-containing protein, translating into MSSQNFTKSSRPPNASSVVKLLERNETFAQLRAGIKQIAALEHDLASVLPDYLAPNISVGPIKNGTLSLLTAHNALAARLRHLEPRLLQTLQERGWLVDAIKIRVQSPHTKPIFTAKEAHLSKTGLTCLQDLHQKISPSPLQTAIAQMIERQTKISQEKI; encoded by the coding sequence ATGAGCTCTCAAAATTTTACAAAATCGTCCCGCCCGCCCAATGCATCATCCGTCGTCAAACTGCTTGAACGCAATGAAACCTTCGCCCAGCTACGTGCCGGCATCAAACAAATCGCAGCCCTGGAACATGACTTAGCCAGCGTTTTACCAGATTATCTAGCACCCAATATTTCCGTTGGGCCAATCAAAAATGGCACACTCTCCCTGCTCACTGCACATAATGCGCTCGCAGCACGTTTACGCCATCTAGAGCCCCGTTTATTGCAAACATTACAAGAACGCGGCTGGCTAGTAGATGCAATTAAAATCCGCGTGCAATCACCTCACACAAAACCCATCTTCACAGCCAAAGAAGCGCATCTATCGAAGACGGGCTTGACTTGTTTGCAGGACTTACACCAAAAAATCTCCCCTTCGCCGCTACAAACCGCCATAGCGCAGATGATTGAGCGTCAAACAAAAATTTCTCAAGAAAAAATATAA
- a CDS encoding FadR/GntR family transcriptional regulator, with amino-acid sequence MAGPQDFKDAHTFRIASVGTLADRVTQVLAQKIRSQELRPDSRLTEHIMAKRFGVSRTVIREAISRLKSDGLVEARQGLGTVVLQPGAATAFRIDVGTTDSLQTVFQVFELRRSIEGEAAALAAQRCTPEQLVQIKQALAAIDGAAKKGDVAVDEDFGLHKMIALATGNALYASLLDFLNRFIYTSIKATRTTQVSRMDFSLHAEHRAIIEAIARADPDAARRAAIAHIDNATARVRMANLEGKDQ; translated from the coding sequence ATGGCGGGGCCACAGGATTTTAAGGATGCACATACTTTTCGGATTGCTTCGGTAGGTACGTTAGCTGATCGCGTAACTCAGGTACTAGCTCAAAAAATAAGAAGCCAAGAGTTACGCCCTGATTCACGGCTAACAGAACATATCATGGCCAAACGTTTTGGCGTAAGCCGTACCGTTATCCGAGAGGCCATTTCACGTTTAAAATCAGACGGTTTAGTTGAGGCGCGCCAGGGCTTAGGTACAGTGGTTTTGCAGCCAGGCGCAGCGACTGCGTTTAGGATTGATGTCGGCACAACAGATTCATTGCAAACTGTATTTCAGGTATTTGAATTGCGGCGTAGCATTGAGGGGGAGGCTGCAGCACTTGCAGCACAGCGCTGCACACCTGAGCAATTGGTGCAAATCAAACAGGCGCTGGCAGCCATTGATGGAGCGGCAAAAAAGGGCGATGTCGCTGTTGACGAAGATTTTGGGCTGCACAAAATGATTGCCTTAGCCACGGGCAATGCGCTTTATGCATCTTTGTTAGATTTTCTGAACCGTTTTATTTATACATCGATTAAAGCGACTCGTACAACTCAGGTTAGTCGCATGGATTTTTCCTTACACGCGGAGCATCGAGCGATTATAGAAGCGATTGCGCGGGCTGATCCAGATGCCGCGCGGCGAGCTGCCATAGCGCATATCGATAATGCTACGGCTAGGGTGCGGATGGCCAATCTCGAAGGGAAGGACCAGTAG
- the argJ gene encoding bifunctional glutamate N-acetyltransferase/amino-acid acetyltransferase ArgJ codes for MAVNFPLICPEQLYPVAGVTLGWAQANIRKPNRKDLLVMALDEGATVSAVFTTNRFCAAPVIVSREHLARVRSGGMGVRALVVNTGNANAGTGEVGLAHAYEVCSRLAQLAGITAQQVLPFSTGVILEPLPVERLNAALPAAWAMRAPAQWFDAAEAIMTTDTRAKAASQRVAIGTKQITLTGISKGAGMIRPNMATMLSFIATDAGFTQPVLDSLTQYAADRSFNCITVDGDTSTNDSFVIVATGQADLPLVTSTDDPAYIVLRDAITELAQTLAQLIVRDAEGATKFITIQVEGGATPAECRQVAYAIAHSPLVKTAFFASDPNLGRILCAIGYAEVAKLEVNQIDLYLDDVWVVKEGGRHPHYLEEEGQRVMQKPEITVRVVLKRGQANAVIWTSDLSHEYVSINADYRS; via the coding sequence ATGGCCGTCAATTTTCCTTTAATTTGTCCTGAGCAGCTCTATCCTGTGGCTGGAGTTACCCTGGGTTGGGCTCAAGCGAATATCCGCAAGCCTAATCGTAAAGATTTGCTGGTCATGGCGTTGGATGAAGGCGCAACGGTATCGGCTGTATTTACAACCAATCGTTTCTGCGCGGCTCCAGTCATTGTAAGCCGCGAGCATTTGGCGCGGGTGCGTAGCGGTGGGATGGGCGTGCGCGCGCTGGTGGTTAATACGGGTAATGCGAATGCTGGCACAGGTGAAGTGGGGCTGGCTCATGCTTATGAGGTGTGTTCTAGATTGGCGCAACTGGCCGGAATCACTGCGCAGCAGGTGCTGCCATTCTCAACGGGCGTGATTCTTGAGCCACTTCCGGTCGAGCGTTTGAATGCAGCGCTACCTGCGGCGTGGGCAATGCGCGCGCCAGCGCAGTGGTTTGACGCTGCTGAAGCGATTATGACGACTGATACTCGCGCCAAGGCTGCTTCGCAGCGTGTTGCAATTGGCACTAAGCAAATCACTCTCACTGGCATCAGCAAGGGCGCTGGCATGATTCGGCCTAATATGGCGACGATGCTGAGTTTTATTGCAACGGATGCCGGATTCACTCAGCCAGTGCTGGATAGCCTCACTCAATATGCGGCGGATCGTTCGTTTAATTGCATTACGGTGGATGGCGACACTTCGACGAATGATTCGTTTGTTATCGTTGCAACCGGCCAGGCGGATCTGCCGCTGGTTACTTCGACGGATGACCCAGCCTATATTGTGCTGCGCGATGCGATCACCGAATTGGCTCAGACGCTCGCGCAGTTGATTGTGCGCGATGCTGAGGGCGCGACAAAATTTATTACGATTCAGGTTGAAGGGGGGGCGACGCCCGCGGAATGTCGGCAGGTTGCCTATGCGATTGCTCATTCGCCACTCGTCAAAACGGCTTTTTTTGCCTCTGATCCAAACCTTGGGCGCATTTTATGCGCTATCGGCTATGCGGAGGTTGCTAAGCTTGAGGTCAATCAAATTGATTTATATCTAGATGATGTTTGGGTTGTGAAAGAAGGTGGCCGTCACCCTCATTATCTTGAGGAAGAGGGGCAGCGTGTGATGCAAAAACCTGAGATCACAGTACGCGTTGTATTAAAGCGTGGTCAAGCCAATGCGGTAATTTGGACGAGTGATTTGTCGCATGAATATGTGAGTATTAATGCAGATTATCGCTCTTAA
- a CDS encoding LysR family transcriptional regulator, translating into MNQLQAMRVFLQVTESGSFGRAATQLKLSNAVITRYVALLEAHLNTQLLQRTTRCLSLTEAGRAYADGCRHILAQVEAIEANATQMSSVPCGTLKIFASAALSLANLTPLLSTYRTRYPKVKLQLTLGHRPVDLIENGFDASLVATGSITSTSMTQHPLLTIESALVAAPSYLAQHGGTPHSLNALTQHTFAGPTQRTSSPTWTFVSSRESRQIAIEPAYLVNDLAKLREAALAGIGIAILPQTMVDKDLAKGKLKRILPEYSVPEANEQISLVYSSQRHLPAKTRAFVELATQLLASDTSHTR; encoded by the coding sequence ATGAATCAACTGCAAGCCATGCGCGTCTTCCTGCAAGTTACCGAAAGCGGCAGCTTCGGGCGAGCAGCCACCCAACTTAAATTGTCCAATGCAGTCATCACGCGTTATGTAGCGCTGCTCGAAGCACATTTAAATACTCAACTATTACAGCGGACAACCCGCTGTCTATCGTTAACTGAAGCAGGGCGCGCTTACGCAGATGGATGTCGCCATATCCTGGCACAAGTTGAAGCAATCGAAGCCAACGCGACACAAATGTCAAGCGTGCCTTGTGGGACTTTAAAGATTTTCGCGTCAGCCGCCCTCTCACTGGCTAATTTAACCCCCTTGCTTAGCACGTATCGCACACGCTACCCAAAGGTAAAATTACAACTCACGCTAGGGCACCGGCCGGTAGATTTAATCGAAAACGGCTTTGACGCCAGCCTTGTCGCTACGGGCTCAATCACCAGTACGAGCATGACTCAACACCCCCTGCTCACGATTGAATCAGCCCTTGTAGCGGCTCCGAGCTACCTTGCTCAGCACGGCGGTACGCCCCATTCTCTCAATGCACTCACACAGCATACCTTTGCCGGACCTACGCAACGTACCTCCAGCCCCACTTGGACCTTTGTCAGCTCTCGCGAAAGCCGTCAAATAGCCATTGAACCTGCTTATTTAGTCAATGATTTAGCGAAATTACGCGAAGCTGCGCTCGCCGGCATTGGTATCGCAATCTTACCGCAGACCATGGTAGATAAAGATTTAGCAAAGGGTAAGTTAAAAAGGATTCTGCCTGAATATAGCGTACCGGAGGCAAACGAACAAATTTCGCTGGTCTACTCAAGCCAACGCCATTTACCGGCTAAGACACGAGCATTTGTCGAGCTCGCAACGCAGCTTTTAGCAAGTGATACTTCACATACAAGATAA
- a CDS encoding ATP-binding protein: MDKLERFLSRAEGLLERLEGLLPQPVGAVDWERSVAFRWRVRQGQGYLQPVPQISAITLDDLQNVDRQKQLIEANTRQFVQRLPANNVLLTGARGTGKSSLIKACLNRFAANGLRLIEVDKDDLHELGDIIESVAQRPERFIVFCDDLSFEEGEPGYKALKVALDGSIAAQSDNLLIYATSNRRHLLPEYMSDNESYRPTSEGEIHPGEAVEEKISLSERFGLWVSFYPFKQDDYLAIIRHWLKHFGCSDADCEQARSEALTWALERGSRSGRVAWQFARDWSGRQSNQRAG, from the coding sequence ATGGATAAACTTGAACGTTTCCTAAGCCGCGCCGAGGGCTTGCTCGAGCGGCTAGAAGGATTGCTGCCACAGCCGGTTGGCGCTGTCGATTGGGAGCGATCGGTGGCATTTCGCTGGCGAGTACGCCAAGGCCAGGGATATTTACAGCCTGTGCCGCAAATATCGGCAATCACCCTCGATGATTTACAAAATGTTGACCGACAAAAGCAATTAATTGAAGCCAATACGCGTCAGTTTGTGCAAAGACTGCCCGCTAACAATGTATTGTTAACAGGTGCGCGGGGCACGGGTAAATCTTCTTTAATCAAAGCATGTTTAAATCGTTTTGCCGCAAACGGTTTGCGGCTGATTGAGGTTGATAAAGACGATTTGCATGAATTAGGCGATATTATTGAATCGGTTGCGCAACGTCCTGAGCGTTTTATTGTGTTTTGCGACGATTTATCTTTTGAAGAGGGTGAGCCGGGTTATAAGGCTCTGAAAGTCGCCCTCGATGGCTCAATTGCCGCACAGTCGGACAATTTGCTCATTTATGCTACCTCAAATCGCCGTCATTTATTGCCGGAGTATATGAGCGATAATGAAAGTTACCGCCCTACCAGTGAGGGTGAAATTCATCCAGGCGAAGCGGTTGAAGAAAAAATTTCACTTTCCGAACGCTTTGGTTTATGGGTTAGTTTCTATCCGTTTAAACAAGATGATTATCTTGCGATAATCCGACACTGGCTCAAACATTTTGGGTGCAGTGATGCTGATTGCGAGCAAGCGCGTAGTGAGGCTCTTACTTGGGCGCTTGAGCGCGGTTCGCGCTCTGGACGCGTAGCGTGGCAATTTGCGCGTGATTGGTCGGGCCGGCAAAGTAATCAACGGGCGGGTTAG